In Phycisphaerae bacterium RAS2, the DNA window ATGGCGGCGTCGGCGCTGTTGAGCCAGAGCATGTTGCCTTCGTCCGTCTTGTATTTGCGAGAGAGGATGTTGGTGACGTAGATATCGAGATACCCGTCGTTGTTCACGTCGCCGAAATCGACGTTCATGCCCTTCCACCAGTCGTTGCCGACGCCGGGATGGCCGCGCGGGTCGATGACAAGGCGGAACTTCGGTGGTTGCTCCGTCGCGCCGGTGTTGAGGTAGTACTCATCAGGACCGAAGTCGTTGGCGATGTAGAGGTCGGGCCAGCCATCGTTGTTCAGATCGCCCGCACCGACGGAAAGCGTCCAACCGTGAAAAGTCATGCCGACGGCCGTGGTGACATCCTCAAACGTCCCATCGCCGCGATTGCGATAGAGCACGTTGTGCCCGCCGTTTGCGGCGTGGGTGAAGGTCTCGTGCATGATCTTCGTGGAAGCGGGGTTCCAGAGATCGTTGCGCACCATGCTGCCGGTCTTTTCGTCGGCGATGGTGTCGGCGAAGTAGTTGCCGAGCAGAATATCGAGCTTTCCGTCGCGGTCGTAATCAAAAAATGTGGCCGCGTTGCCGTAGCCCCAGAAATCGACTCCCGCCTGCTTGCTGATGTCGGTGAAGCGCCCGCCGCCCTCGTTGCGGAAGAGCGTGTTCGTGTCGCCCCACTTGATCACATACAGGTCCAGGTCGCCGTCGCCGTCGACGTCGCCCCAGATCGAATGCATGCATGCCCCGGCTGCGTTGCCGATGCCGACGCCCGCCGCGGTCGTCACGTCTTCAAACGTCCCATCGCCGCGATTGCGGAACAACCGGTTCGACTGCCCTCGGCCGCTGTGTGTCACGTACAGATCGGCGAAGCCGTCGCCGTCGTAGTCGGCCGCCGCCGCCGCCGCCCCGACGGATGACAACCACGGCATGATGTTTTCAAAGGCCGGGTGAAGCCGGCACATGGAGTGGACATTCCGGCAACCTGCGGTTTCGGCGCGCTCTTCGAAACGGACCTGTGCTGCGGGCCGCTCCGGCGGGGCGGGGCGGACCCAGACGTATCCGCCGATCAGCGCGGACGCCATCACCATGAATCGCAGCGGCATCGCCATGGAAGACCCTCGGAGAGAGGTCGCGTCCAGGCCGCGGTGTCGCGAGCAGATTGCCTGCGACCCGTACTAGGTAAAACACCTGGGCTGCCCATGATGGGAACGAACGCGATTTTACTCCCCAGGGGAAGACGATTCAACCGCGTGCGCGTCCAGTGAGCATTTCAAAACGGCCATGGCGACATGCGAATCGTCATCCTTTGGGGAAGAGAATGCTCCCAGTTTGGAGGAAGGGGTCAGCTGTGCCAGCCAACGATTATCAACAAATGAACTGGTGCGGCTCTTTGCGCGGGGACCGTGCGGCGCGACGTTTTTCTGCGATATTGGACCCGTGGGGCCGCTCGGACGCCTCCGGATTCTTGAATCAGACAGACCAAAGTCGTAGTGTAATGTCGGAGAGGGCGGCAAGCGGCGGCCTGCCGGGCCGCTTCCAATTCCACGTCTCCGGTGGGTCGGTCGGCCTTGCGTCCATGTTGCACATGGAGAAAGCGGCGGCGCCCGATCAGACCGGCCGCCGAACTCGGAGAACCCCGATGGCAACCACCGCATGCGGTGAGCCGATCGCAGCCCGCGCCGAATCATCGCGGCGCGTTGCGGGCAGCGCGATGCTGCGCGCGATCCGACGGCGGTTGCTGGGCATCGATCCGCGCGAGGTCCTGCTCGCGCGGCGCGGCGTGACGGCGGTTGATTCGCGAGCCGGGGCGAGGCTGGAACAGATCGGTGAGACGTTTGTATCGGGATACCATGCGGCGCTGGAGTCGGCGGACGATTCGGAACTGGCGCAACGACTGGAGGCGGTCGAGCGCGAGCGGCGCGGTTTCGCGTACGAAGGCGCAGCCATGGCGCTGTACTTGCTTGACGCGTTGACACCGTGGAATCGCTCGCGCTGGCAGCGATTCGTGAACGGCCCCGGAAACGCGCACGCCTACATGATCTACGTCGGCGCAGGCTGGGCGATGGCGCGGCTGCCGATGGGAATCGGCAAATCATTAAGTCAAATGGACTCGCTGTTGCGATGGCTCGCCATCGACGGGTGGGCGTTTCATGATGCGTACTTTCATCCCGCGAGCACCGTGCAGCGCGGCGAGCGGCCGCGCCGATTGCGCGGTCACGCGTTGCGCGCGTGGGACATGGGACTGGGCCGCGGCTTGTGGTTCGCCCTGGGTGCTGATGTTTCGCAAATCGCGGAACGGATCGGATCGATGGACACGGATCGCCGAGCCGATCTGTGGAGCGGCGTCGGATTGGCATGTGCCTACGCGGGCGGCGTCGAATCGACGGACATCGAGTTGTTGTGTGCATTGGCGGTTGAACATCGCTACTGGCTGGGGCAGGGCGCGAGTTTCGCGGCCAAGGCGCGGCAGCGGGCGGGCAATCCGGCGGATCACACCGACCTGGCTTGCCGACTGCTCTGCGGCCTTTCGGCGGAGACGGCAGCACAGATCACAGACGCATGTCTCGAAAAGATTGCGCCGGACGATGGCGACGGCAGGGCGTTTGATGCCTGGCGCGCGGCCATCGCAGCCCGATTGCGGGAGGTGGTCGCATGACGCCTCGCCGCGACGGCATCGCAATCGTGGGCATGGCCTGCCGGTACCCGGACGCGCGCACGCCTTCGGAGCTGTGGGAGAATGTGCTCGCGCAGCGCCGGTCGTTCCGTCGTATCCCGGCGGAACGCATGCGGATGGAAGATTACTTCTCCAGCGACCGCGCGGCCGAGGATCGAACGTACTCCTGCGAGGCGGCGCTGATCGAGGGCTATGAGTTTGATCGCGTGAAGTTTCGTGTTTCGGGCAGCCAATTCCGATCTGCCGATCTCGCACACTGGATGGCGCTGGACATCGCGACGCAGGCCCTGGCCGATGCAGGGTTTGAAGGCGGAACGGACCTTCCGAAGGAATCGACGGGCGTCTTGCTGGCGAACACGCTGACGGGCGACACGTCGCGCGCCAACGTGCTTCGGCTGCGCTGGCCCTATGTGCGGCGCGTCGTCGGCGCGGCGATGGCGGAGCAGGGTCGCACATCGGAGGAGATCGAGACGTTTCTTCGCACGCTTGAGCCGAGCTACAAGCAGCCGTTCCCGACGGTGAATGAAGAGACACTGGCGGGCGGACTGTCGAACACGATCGCCGGACGCATCTGCAATCATTTCGATCTGAAGGGCGGCGGTTACACGCTCGATGGCGCGTGCGCGGCGTCGCTGCTGGCGGTGTCGAACGCCTGTTCGGCGATTGTCGCGGGCGATCTGGATGTCGCGATTGCCGGCGGCGTGGATTTGAGCCTCGACCCGTTCGAGCTGATCGGCTTTGCCAAGGCCGGGGCGCTGGCGAGTGACGACATGCGGGTGTACGACGCGCGGTCGTCGGGGTTCTGGCCGGGCGAAGGGTGCGGGTTCGTCGTGCTGATGCGCGAGGAAGCGGCGATCGCGCAGGGCCGGCGGATTCACGCGGTGATTCGCGGTTGGGGTGTCTCGTCGGACGGCAGCGGGGGCATCACGCGGCCGGAGCCGGCGGGCCAGCGGCTGGCGCTGAAGCGTGCGTATCAACGGGCGGGTTTTGGGATAGATACCATCGGCTATTTTGAAGGACACGGCACCGGGACACGTGTCGGCGATGAGACGGAACTGGGCGTGCTTACGGCTGCACGGCGCGAAGCGGGGGCGTTCGGGCCGGCGGCCATCGGCTCGATCAAGGCGAACATCGGACACACGAAGGCGGCGGCGGGGCTGGCGGGACTGCTGAAGGCGACGATGGCGGCGCGCGAGGCCGTGATTCCGCCGATCAGCGGCTGCGGCGAGCCGCATGCGTTGTTGCGCGAGAAGGATGCCGCACTGCGCGTGGCGCGCGTGCCCGAGGCGTGGGATCGCGCCGAGCCGATGCGCACGGCGGTCAGCGCCATGGGTTTCGGCGGGTTGAACACGCATGTCGTGCTGGAAAGCCCTTCTCGCGAGCCGGCCGCGCGACCCGCCCGGCGACCGCGCCGTCATTCGTTCGCACAGGATGGCGAGCTTTTCGTGTTCACCGCCGAGTCGGCCATGGAACTTCGCGAGCAGGCGGCGCGGGTGGCGGCTGTCGCGCCAAATCTGTCTCGTGCGGAGTTGACGGATCTCGCGGCGAATCTTGCCGCGCGGACGGAGTCCGCGAAGGAGTCGAGCGCGGTAGATGCGAAGTCGCCTTGGCGCGGGGCGGTGGTTGCCTCCGCGCCGAGCGAGTTGGCCGAGCGTGCGGCCCGATTGGTCGAATGGATCGATTCGGGCGAGACGAATCGCATCGATGCGACGGGCGTTTTCCTGGGGAACGGCCACGGGTCGCCGCGGATCGGATTCGTGTTTCCCGGTCAGGGGTGCGC includes these proteins:
- a CDS encoding FG-GAP repeat protein, producing the protein MAMPLRFMVMASALIGGYVWVRPAPPERPAAQVRFEERAETAGCRNVHSMCRLHPAFENIMPWLSSVGAAAAAADYDGDGFADLYVTHSGRGQSNRLFRNRGDGTFEDVTTAAGVGIGNAAGACMHSIWGDVDGDGDLDLYVIKWGDTNTLFRNEGGGRFTDISKQAGVDFWGYGNAATFFDYDRDGKLDILLGNYFADTIADEKTGSMVRNDLWNPASTKIMHETFTHAANGGHNVLYRNRGDGTFEDVTTAVGMTFHGWTLSVGAGDLNNDGWPDLYIANDFGPDEYYLNTGATEQPPKFRLVIDPRGHPGVGNDWWKGMNVDFGDVNNDGYLDIYVTNILSRKYKTDEGNMLWLNSADAAMTGGRGFANIAEPAGAMDGGWGWGGKFADFDLDGLMDIFTVNGFVTGHPDRTYWYHIQEMVTQTKNQTVDTRDWPVMGDRDLSGREPSRLFMQIPNATDRANQRAAGFSPRGASNTYEPRFCDAAESAGITDTFNGRGTALADYNHDGLLDIYVANQGAPSSYYVNRTVPPAGASFLRVELAGRPDLAMRLAGRTLASTTSAIGARVTIETRSGRMMREVQGGIGYSSQSEYPLHFGVPDPAAVERITVQWPSGRSQEVTDAAARGLIGRHVRWVEGAQPEARK